One region of Tamandua tetradactyla isolate mTamTet1 chromosome 6, mTamTet1.pri, whole genome shotgun sequence genomic DNA includes:
- the TP53INP1 gene encoding tumor protein p53-inducible nuclear protein 1 isoform X1: MFQRLNKMFVGEVNTTSNQEPEFSEKEDDEWILVDFIDTCTSFSAEEEEDVDLGEESPTEHPSVFSCLPASLECLADTSDSCFLQFESCPMEESWFITPPPCFTAGGLTTIKVETSPMENLLIEHPSMSVYAVHNSCPSLNEANCGTDEFHNQTSPRVEAQNEIGQHIHCYVAALAAHTTFLEQPKSFRPSQWIKEHSERQSLNRNSLRRQNLTRDCHSRQVKHNGWVVHQPCPRQYNY; this comes from the exons ATGTTCCAAAGGCTAAATAAAATGTTTGTGGGTGAAGTGAATACTACTTCTAACCAAGAACCAGAATTTAGTGAGAAAGAAGATGATGAATGGATTCTTGTTGACTTCATAG ACACATGTACTAGTTTCTCAgcagaggaagaagaggatgTCGACCTGGGTGAAGAGTCGCCCACAGAGCACCCTTCAGTTTTTTCCTGTTTACCTGCATCTCTTGAGTGCTTGGCTGATACAAGCGATTCCTGCTTCCTCCAGTTTGAGTCCTGTCCAATGGAGGAGAGCTGGTTTATCACCCCTCCCCCATGTTTTACTGCAGGTGGATTAACCACCATAAAGGTGGAAACTAGTCCAATGGAAAATCTTCTCATCGAACATCCCAGCATGTCTGTTTATGCTGTGCATAACTCCTGTCCCAGTCTCAATGAGGCCAACTGTGGGACTGACGAATTTCATAACCAAACTAGTCCCAG AGTGGAAGCGCAAAATGAAATAGGGCAGCACATTCATTGCTATGTTGCAGCTCTTGCTGCTCATACAACATTTTTGGAACAACCCAAGAGCTTTCGCCCTTCCCAGTGGATAAAAGAACATAGTGAAAGACAGTCTCTGAACAGAAATAGCCTTCGTCGCCAAAATCTCACCAGGGATTGCCACTCTCGGCAAGTCAAGCACAATGGCTGGGTTGTTCATCAGCCCTGCCCGCGTCAGTACAATTACTAA
- the TP53INP1 gene encoding tumor protein p53-inducible nuclear protein 1 isoform X2 produces the protein MFQRLNKMFVGEVNTTSNQEPEFSEKEDDEWILVDFIDTCTSFSAEEEEDVDLGEESPTEHPSVFSCLPASLECLADTSDSCFLQFESCPMEESWFITPPPCFTAGGLTTIKVETSPMENLLIEHPSMSVYAVHNSCPSLNEANCGTDEFHNQTSPRARKSCL, from the exons ATGTTCCAAAGGCTAAATAAAATGTTTGTGGGTGAAGTGAATACTACTTCTAACCAAGAACCAGAATTTAGTGAGAAAGAAGATGATGAATGGATTCTTGTTGACTTCATAG ACACATGTACTAGTTTCTCAgcagaggaagaagaggatgTCGACCTGGGTGAAGAGTCGCCCACAGAGCACCCTTCAGTTTTTTCCTGTTTACCTGCATCTCTTGAGTGCTTGGCTGATACAAGCGATTCCTGCTTCCTCCAGTTTGAGTCCTGTCCAATGGAGGAGAGCTGGTTTATCACCCCTCCCCCATGTTTTACTGCAGGTGGATTAACCACCATAAAGGTGGAAACTAGTCCAATGGAAAATCTTCTCATCGAACATCCCAGCATGTCTGTTTATGCTGTGCATAACTCCTGTCCCAGTCTCAATGAGGCCAACTGTGGGACTGACGAATTTCATAACCAAACTAGTCCCAG GGCCAGGAAAAGCTGCTTATAA